The Gemmatimonadota bacterium genome has a window encoding:
- a CDS encoding ABC transporter permease: protein MIRHAFLVAWRHIVKSRSHTVINVIGFSIGMACCLVILLYVRDELSYDRHHARGDRIYRIVTDRAARTPGPLAPLIKSQLPGVEEVLRLRGTVGTWLFEAGNRRYYEQQVYWADGNLFDVFDVPLVRGSPSNALTAPHSMVISESMARKYFGASDPMGQVITGDSIFPFTVTGIMKDPPAYAHYHADFYVSLATVHVFEDPTQVLSSWSISQVHTYLLLPEEHSAAEVDRALQDMLGEHLDAETRSLAFTRTYSLQPLFDIHLYSNLEHELESNGDVSFIWMLMAIAVLILLIACMNFTNLAVVQSLIRAREIGVRKVAGATRGQIIAHSLGETLLFCGIAFLVALGVSAAVLPVFRAVTGYALSMPSLEPWSIIGGIGIVFVVSIVAGGYPAWVLSRTRPVTVFMGGTPKAGVAMLRKTLVIAQFDIAIILMISTGVVYQQLDYISGRHLGFEKEHVVIFPFVDGMDRGLIYDQFPNQAGVVSVTYANYLPGRAAGRGILPLLPVRRDDAPGHPEATMQVVTNWGNYVPALGLELVNGRDLTFERDSKRVPRPDGDSDFVATGGHLNEEAVRRLGWASADEALNQFVRMGDQQIRVAGVIRDFHMNTLHDKIEPLLVTLGRGAIFAIRVLPGDPAATLRDLESLWSASTPNIPFTYSFLEDDVGRMYRSDRLLGQLVTFFAALAVFTACLGLYGLSVYTARQRTNEIGVRKVLGASVSQLVMLLTKEFAFLVLIANVIAWPVAYMAMNRWLQNFAYHAEVGFSIFLVAGLAGVLIACLTVSSQTFRAASMNPVVSLRPGH from the coding sequence ATGATCCGACACGCCTTTTTAGTCGCCTGGCGACATATCGTCAAATCCCGATCTCATACGGTCATCAATGTCATCGGGTTTTCTATCGGGATGGCATGCTGCCTGGTCATCCTGCTGTATGTCCGCGACGAACTGAGCTACGACCGACACCATGCCAGGGGAGATCGAATCTACCGGATCGTGACGGACCGGGCGGCCCGGACGCCCGGCCCACTGGCCCCCCTGATCAAATCGCAGCTTCCCGGAGTAGAAGAAGTACTCCGATTGCGCGGTACAGTCGGCACGTGGCTTTTTGAAGCAGGAAACAGGCGGTACTACGAACAACAGGTGTACTGGGCGGATGGTAATCTGTTCGATGTATTCGACGTTCCCCTTGTTCGCGGAAGCCCGTCCAACGCCCTCACCGCCCCGCACTCCATGGTGATCAGCGAATCCATGGCCCGTAAGTACTTCGGAGCATCGGATCCCATGGGACAGGTGATCACCGGAGACAGCATCTTTCCTTTTACTGTTACGGGCATTATGAAAGACCCGCCCGCCTATGCGCATTATCATGCGGATTTCTATGTTTCGCTCGCGACGGTACATGTCTTCGAAGACCCTACCCAGGTACTTTCCAGCTGGTCGATCAGCCAGGTACATACCTACCTGCTGCTTCCCGAAGAGCACTCCGCAGCCGAGGTAGACAGGGCGTTACAGGACATGCTCGGGGAGCATCTGGACGCGGAAACCCGTTCGCTGGCCTTCACCCGCACCTATTCATTGCAGCCTCTCTTCGATATCCATCTCTACTCCAATCTGGAGCATGAGTTGGAGTCGAATGGTGATGTATCGTTCATATGGATGCTGATGGCCATCGCGGTACTCATCCTGCTGATCGCCTGCATGAATTTCACGAACCTGGCCGTCGTCCAGTCCCTGATACGCGCCCGGGAAATCGGCGTTCGCAAAGTAGCCGGCGCCACACGGGGGCAGATTATCGCCCACTCCCTGGGGGAGACCTTGCTGTTCTGCGGGATCGCGTTTCTCGTCGCTCTCGGCGTGTCGGCGGCGGTTTTGCCCGTCTTCAGGGCCGTTACCGGTTACGCGTTGTCCATGCCCTCCCTGGAACCATGGTCGATCATCGGAGGGATCGGTATCGTGTTCGTCGTCAGCATCGTAGCGGGCGGTTACCCCGCCTGGGTGCTTTCCCGCACCAGGCCGGTGACCGTCTTCATGGGCGGTACGCCGAAAGCCGGCGTGGCCATGCTTCGCAAGACCCTGGTTATTGCCCAATTCGACATCGCCATCATCCTCATGATCTCAACCGGCGTCGTCTATCAGCAACTCGATTACATCAGCGGCAGGCATCTCGGATTCGAAAAAGAACATGTCGTGATCTTTCCCTTTGTCGATGGCATGGACAGGGGACTCATTTATGATCAGTTTCCCAACCAGGCGGGTGTGGTAAGCGTAACCTACGCGAATTACCTGCCGGGACGCGCCGCCGGGCGGGGAATCCTGCCTTTGCTGCCCGTCAGGCGCGACGACGCGCCGGGACACCCGGAGGCCACGATGCAGGTCGTGACGAACTGGGGCAACTACGTCCCCGCCCTTGGCCTGGAACTGGTCAATGGCCGTGATCTGACGTTCGAAAGAGACAGCAAAAGGGTGCCGCGACCGGACGGAGACTCGGATTTCGTTGCAACCGGGGGCCATCTCAACGAGGAAGCGGTCCGGCGCCTGGGTTGGGCGTCCGCGGATGAAGCGTTAAACCAGTTCGTCAGGATGGGTGATCAGCAGATTCGAGTGGCCGGCGTCATCAGGGACTTTCACATGAATACGCTGCACGATAAGATCGAACCCTTACTCGTAACGCTCGGCCGGGGAGCTATCTTCGCCATAAGGGTCTTACCGGGCGATCCCGCGGCTACGCTGCGTGACCTGGAGTCGTTGTGGAGCGCGTCGACCCCGAACATACCCTTCACCTATTCGTTTCTCGAAGACGACGTAGGCCGGATGTACCGGTCCGATCGGCTCCTGGGGCAGTTAGTTACTTTCTTCGCGGCGCTGGCCGTGTTCACGGCATGCCTGGGACTGTACGGGCTGTCTGTCTATACTGCCCGTCAGCGTACGAATGAGATCGGTGTGCGGAAGGTACTGGGCGCCTCGGTGAGTCAACTCGTGATGTTGCTTACAAAAGAGTTCGCTTTTCTGGTGTTGATCGCCAATGTAATCGCATGGCCGGTTGCCTACATGGCCATGAACCGGTGGTTGCAGAATTTCGCATACCATGCGGAAGTCGGCTTTAGCATATTTCTCGTTGCGGGTCTCGCCGGTGTGTTGATTGCCTGCCTTACCGTCAGTTCACAGACCTTTCGGGCAGCAAGCATGAACCCCGTAGTATCATTGCGGCCGGGACATTGA
- a CDS encoding BrnT family toxin has product MEFEWDPAKAEENERKHHVTFHEGATVFGDPLAITFPDPDHSEHEERFLTFGRSTFGRLLVVSHTHRFERTRIIHVRIMSRKERYIYEEG; this is encoded by the coding sequence GTGGAATTTGAATGGGATCCCGCGAAAGCAGAGGAAAACGAGCGGAAACACCACGTCACGTTTCATGAAGGTGCTACCGTATTTGGCGACCCTTTGGCTATTACGTTCCCCGATCCGGATCACTCGGAACATGAGGAACGGTTTCTCACTTTCGGGAGGTCAACGTTTGGTCGGTTGTTAGTTGTCTCACATACCCACCGATTTGAGAGGACAAGAATCATACACGTGCGTATTATGTCTCGCAAAGAAAGGTATATCTATGAAGAAGGCTGA
- a CDS encoding phytanoyl-CoA dioxygenase family protein has translation MPDYNYNFHRDDLEAAIACLNEYGFCVIQQMIDQDMVAALKESIDRHLDLENDLGPAANRYHMAFAEDSEPVWDLVDNPAYMRFIRTVHDTEDLCLHRSAAILRTPGEGMGRWHQDHRGHIAEPQTANDVLNRFPIPSGAWFYLNGSHPDRSGIAVIEKSHYPEWDGPQGYIMAPSRGGLYPEGGTPETPYDGMSVPGCVPVVADPGDLICFAALTWHANMATRERRYSCGIGFRPKTWRIDAPWPLPASATALAERLPDRLKHYAEGYTGFDGAWKAE, from the coding sequence ATGCCGGATTACAACTATAATTTCCATCGCGATGATCTCGAGGCGGCGATTGCCTGCCTGAATGAATACGGCTTCTGCGTCATTCAGCAGATGATCGACCAGGACATGGTGGCCGCACTGAAGGAGTCCATCGACCGGCACCTGGATCTGGAAAACGATCTGGGACCGGCTGCCAACCGGTATCACATGGCCTTCGCCGAAGACAGCGAGCCCGTCTGGGACCTTGTCGACAATCCGGCCTACATGCGTTTCATTCGGACCGTGCATGACACCGAAGACCTGTGTCTGCACCGGTCCGCGGCCATCCTCCGCACGCCGGGCGAGGGCATGGGCCGCTGGCACCAGGACCACCGGGGTCACATTGCCGAACCGCAGACCGCCAACGACGTCCTTAACCGGTTCCCTATCCCCAGCGGCGCCTGGTTCTATCTCAACGGAAGCCATCCGGATCGAAGCGGTATCGCGGTCATCGAGAAGTCCCACTATCCGGAATGGGATGGCCCCCAGGGTTACATCATGGCCCCGAGCCGCGGTGGATTATACCCGGAAGGCGGTACCCCGGAAACCCCGTACGACGGGATGTCCGTGCCCGGCTGCGTTCCGGTTGTGGCTGACCCAGGCGACCTGATCTGCTTCGCCGCACTCACCTGGCACGCCAATATGGCCACCCGGGAGCGCCGCTACTCCTGCGGCATCGGGTTCCGTCCAAAAACCTGGCGCATCGACGCGCCGTGGCCGTTGCCCGCTTCGGCGACGGCCCTGGCCGAGCGACTTCCCGACCGCCTCAAGCACTACGCCGAGGGTTACACGGGTTTCGACGGGGCGTGGAAGGCGGAGTAG
- a CDS encoding HAD hydrolase-like protein yields the protein MIRCVLFDLDGTLIDSLELYIQAVKRTLKDTIFEEVPTARLATLRLNSEPRLLGYFVPSGAVEAAHRRFLANYCLLHEEYFDGVYPGIQELLASLRRSSVKMGIVTGKSRGAWEITRSHAGLQL from the coding sequence ATGATTCGATGTGTGCTCTTCGATCTGGATGGTACGCTGATTGACTCGTTGGAGCTGTACATTCAGGCCGTGAAGCGTACCCTGAAAGACACCATTTTCGAGGAAGTGCCCACTGCGCGTCTTGCGACGCTTCGGCTGAACTCCGAACCGCGGCTTTTAGGGTATTTTGTCCCATCCGGCGCGGTGGAGGCCGCCCATCGCCGATTCCTGGCAAACTATTGCCTGCTTCACGAGGAATACTTCGACGGGGTCTATCCGGGAATCCAGGAACTGCTGGCATCACTTCGAAGAAGCAGCGTCAAGATGGGCATCGTTACCGGCAAAAGCCGGGGCGCCTGGGAGATCACCCGTTCACATGCCGGATTACAACTATAA
- a CDS encoding NUDIX domain-containing protein — protein MSKSGYPEPTAGAFIQDPEGRILLIKSHKFNDLYTIPGGHIELGETAEEALRREIREETGLEIHDVEFLLYQDFVFDDSFWKKKHFIFLDFACRTDCTDVRINEEAQDYVWSTPEEALTLPIDQYTVKAIEALMERRSSNGK, from the coding sequence TTGAGTAAATCCGGATACCCCGAACCGACGGCCGGCGCGTTTATTCAGGACCCCGAGGGCAGGATACTGTTGATCAAGTCCCACAAGTTCAATGACCTGTACACCATACCCGGTGGCCATATCGAACTCGGGGAGACGGCGGAGGAGGCGCTGCGAAGAGAGATCCGGGAAGAAACCGGGCTCGAAATCCATGACGTGGAGTTTCTGCTCTACCAGGATTTCGTTTTCGACGACTCCTTCTGGAAGAAAAAGCATTTTATTTTCCTGGATTTTGCCTGCAGGACCGACTGTACTGATGTGCGGATTAATGAAGAAGCCCAGGACTACGTGTGGTCGACGCCGGAAGAAGCGCTGACACTTCCAATCGACCAGTACACGGTCAAGGCTATCGAAGCGCTTATGGAAAGGCGGAGTTCGAACGGGAAATGA
- a CDS encoding arylsulfatase has translation MPNSTPNIIYILADDMGYGDMGCNNPDSKIPTPHLDLLAGEGMRFTDAHAPSSVCTPSRYALLTGRYAWRTPLKNSVLWPYDPPLIEAGCLTAPELLRRQGYRTACIGKWHLGWKWSTFDGKPAHEGTAVGRLDRELREERERQVDFGQPMRGGPVDCGFDTYFGVDVPNFPPYTWFEQDRLAGEPSVSKPGEMFGWPGVMKPGWTLEEMIPAFVRRVVNYIQSSGPEPFFLYFPLTSPHTPIVPNAPFIGRSGSGLYGDFVCEVDWVVGQVMAALERRGIADDTLLIFTSDNGPECAPAADGGSYEHARTHGHYSMGNLRGVKRDTWEGGHRVPFLARWPGVTPAGAVCDQLTILGDFMATCAELTGVDLQEGEGEDSVSMLPLLQGETDDPVRDFAIHHSCHGTFAIRKGNWVFIDAPDGDDNREPDWFKEERGYTAHDFPGELFDLGVDISERVNRYCDHPDLVREMSQMLERVKSEDIAGRPSPTVR, from the coding sequence ATGCCCAATTCAACGCCCAATATCATCTACATCCTCGCCGACGACATGGGATACGGCGACATGGGGTGCAACAACCCTGATTCGAAGATACCTACGCCCCACCTGGACCTACTCGCGGGAGAAGGCATGCGTTTTACCGATGCCCATGCCCCTTCGAGCGTCTGCACGCCGAGCCGGTACGCCCTGCTGACCGGCCGTTACGCCTGGCGCACGCCCCTTAAGAACAGCGTCCTGTGGCCCTACGATCCGCCCCTGATCGAGGCCGGTTGCCTCACAGCCCCGGAGTTGCTTCGCCGACAGGGATACCGCACCGCATGTATCGGGAAATGGCACCTGGGATGGAAATGGTCCACCTTCGACGGCAAACCGGCCCACGAGGGCACGGCGGTGGGCAGGCTGGACCGGGAACTCCGGGAGGAGCGGGAACGGCAGGTCGATTTTGGCCAGCCCATGCGCGGGGGACCGGTCGACTGCGGTTTCGACACCTATTTCGGCGTGGACGTGCCGAATTTTCCGCCCTACACCTGGTTCGAGCAGGACCGCCTCGCCGGGGAGCCGTCGGTATCGAAGCCCGGCGAGATGTTCGGATGGCCCGGCGTCATGAAACCCGGCTGGACGCTTGAGGAGATGATCCCTGCTTTCGTGCGCCGCGTGGTCAACTACATCCAATCGTCCGGCCCCGAACCGTTCTTCCTCTACTTCCCGCTCACGTCGCCCCACACGCCCATCGTGCCCAACGCGCCGTTCATCGGCCGGAGCGGCTCAGGGCTCTACGGCGACTTCGTGTGCGAGGTGGACTGGGTGGTGGGTCAGGTGATGGCGGCCCTGGAGCGCCGCGGAATCGCCGACGACACCCTGCTGATCTTCACGAGCGACAACGGCCCGGAGTGCGCCCCGGCCGCGGACGGCGGAAGCTACGAACACGCGCGGACTCACGGCCACTACAGCATGGGGAACCTGCGCGGCGTCAAGCGCGACACCTGGGAGGGCGGACATCGCGTCCCCTTCCTCGCACGTTGGCCGGGCGTCACGCCCGCCGGCGCGGTATGCGACCAGCTTACCATCCTGGGCGATTTCATGGCGACCTGCGCCGAGCTGACCGGCGTCGATCTGCAGGAGGGCGAAGGGGAGGACAGCGTGAGCATGCTGCCGCTGTTGCAGGGAGAGACCGATGATCCGGTGCGGGACTTCGCCATACACCACAGTTGCCACGGCACCTTCGCCATACGCAAGGGCAACTGGGTCTTCATCGATGCGCCGGACGGAGACGACAACCGCGAACCCGACTGGTTCAAGGAGGAGCGGGGCTACACCGCCCACGATTTCCCCGGTGAACTCTTCGATCTCGGCGTCGACATTTCGGAGCGGGTAAACCGGTACTGCGACCATCCCGATCTCGTCCGGGAGATGTCGCAGATGCTGGAACGGGTGAAGTCGGAAGATATCGCGGGAAGGCCCTCGCCCACGGTGCGATAA
- a CDS encoding acetoacetate decarboxylase family protein — protein sequence MVTNRVAGGLDLQLKHEDGWNIPASNPFYPPLPAVYRNVRFQFVFFHAAPDAVQGFLPEPLEAAEDGLCVASGLEVPCCENYGSFEESFIVMKCHLGNQTGFYCSHVFHNGPAGIAAGREIYGTPKVYADLKVMQADRRMVTETSYGGTRVLHISTRMETDAPHDAMPSLTPAWRLKIIPRADGPGPAIKQLIDCTETAQDVDVHAFSKGKGTVGLGAAPRCDLTSLAPLEYGDAFHMESSYSEGFARVVYDYLSEEL from the coding sequence ATGGTCACGAATCGTGTCGCTGGGGGCCTGGATTTGCAACTCAAACACGAGGACGGCTGGAACATACCGGCGTCCAACCCCTTCTATCCGCCCCTGCCGGCGGTCTATCGAAACGTTCGTTTCCAGTTCGTCTTCTTCCACGCGGCACCTGACGCCGTTCAGGGCTTTCTCCCGGAGCCACTGGAAGCAGCGGAGGACGGGCTGTGCGTGGCCTCGGGTCTGGAGGTGCCCTGTTGTGAGAACTACGGCTCCTTCGAAGAGTCCTTTATCGTAATGAAATGCCATCTCGGGAATCAGACCGGGTTCTACTGCTCCCATGTTTTTCACAACGGGCCCGCAGGCATCGCCGCGGGCAGGGAGATTTACGGGACGCCGAAGGTATACGCGGACTTAAAGGTGATGCAAGCCGATCGGCGCATGGTGACGGAAACCTCGTACGGCGGTACGCGGGTGTTGCATATCAGTACAAGGATGGAAACCGACGCTCCCCACGATGCGATGCCTTCCCTCACTCCGGCCTGGCGGCTGAAGATCATCCCCCGGGCCGACGGTCCGGGACCGGCGATAAAACAGCTGATCGACTGCACCGAAACAGCCCAGGACGTCGACGTGCACGCCTTCTCGAAGGGAAAGGGCACTGTCGGCCTCGGTGCCGCTCCGCGGTGTGATCTCACTTCGCTGGCGCCCCTGGAATACGGCGACGCCTTCCACATGGAGAGCAGCTATTCCGAAGGATTTGCTCGGGTCGTCTATGACTATCTGAGCGAGGAGCTGTAA
- a CDS encoding decarboxylase, whose translation MEKRLKIGILYPAFSAEDDYPRLAAALKPAVDVRVVHTDSPNLHRIDETQITGSREYMLAGAEELRPHHVAVCMWACTSASFAFGVEGARRQAQNLADALGVPSSSTSLAFLRACKALGLKRVAVAATYPEELSTLFRDFLETGGLEVVRMGSLGVWSGDESALIDRDEVLRFARANHHPDAEALLIPDTALHTAGFIPELEAAVGKTVLTANQVTMWEALRLANRLTPQSDLGRLMEVDS comes from the coding sequence ATGGAAAAAAGGCTGAAGATCGGCATCCTCTACCCCGCATTTTCCGCGGAAGACGACTACCCGCGCCTCGCCGCCGCGTTGAAGCCCGCGGTGGACGTCCGGGTGGTTCATACCGACAGTCCGAACCTGCATCGTATCGACGAGACCCAGATCACCGGCAGCCGGGAATACATGTTGGCGGGCGCGGAGGAACTGCGTCCTCACCACGTTGCCGTCTGCATGTGGGCCTGTACCAGCGCGAGCTTTGCCTTCGGCGTGGAAGGCGCGCGCCGTCAGGCACAGAATCTGGCCGATGCGCTCGGCGTTCCGTCATCGAGCACGTCGCTGGCGTTCTTGCGTGCCTGCAAAGCACTCGGCCTGAAACGCGTTGCCGTGGCCGCGACATACCCCGAAGAACTGTCCACGCTCTTTCGCGATTTTCTCGAGACTGGCGGCCTCGAGGTGGTTCGCATGGGAAGTCTCGGGGTTTGGTCGGGGGACGAATCCGCGCTTATCGATCGCGACGAGGTGCTGCGCTTTGCCCGGGCCAACCATCATCCCGATGCGGAAGCCTTGCTGATCCCCGACACCGCGCTGCACACCGCAGGATTTATTCCCGAACTCGAAGCGGCGGTCGGCAAGACGGTGCTGACGGCGAACCAGGTGACGATGTGGGAGGCATTGCGGCTCGCGAACCGGTTGACGCCGCAGTCTGATTTGGGACGGTTGATGGAAGTCGATTCCTGA
- a CDS encoding DUF3830 family protein, producing MDRFIEVTLRKRGVRCVARLLDGLAPKTCEAVWNALPQEGDAYHAKYASNEVYALVPPFAPSEPGMENPTVTPITGDLLYFYFPPGAVNVPSLREAAFSTGLVDLAIFYGRDNLILSPNMGLVPGNRFGEVTENLEEMVEACSNIWREGFAGERLTFSRLE from the coding sequence ATGGATCGATTTATCGAAGTGACCTTGAGGAAACGTGGCGTGCGTTGCGTAGCGCGGTTGCTCGACGGCCTTGCGCCCAAGACGTGCGAGGCGGTGTGGAACGCTCTGCCCCAGGAGGGCGATGCCTATCACGCCAAGTACGCGAGTAACGAGGTCTACGCCCTGGTCCCACCATTCGCGCCGAGCGAGCCAGGCATGGAGAACCCGACGGTTACGCCGATCACCGGCGACCTGCTCTACTTCTACTTCCCGCCCGGCGCGGTCAACGTACCGTCGTTGCGCGAGGCCGCCTTCAGCACGGGCCTGGTCGATCTGGCGATCTTCTACGGACGGGACAATCTGATCCTGTCACCCAACATGGGCCTGGTCCCCGGCAATCGTTTCGGCGAGGTCACGGAAAATCTCGAGGAGATGGTGGAGGCGTGTTCGAACATCTGGCGCGAGGGATTCGCCGGAGAGCGGCTGACGTTCAGCCGGTTGGAGTAG
- a CDS encoding HAD family hydrolase — translation MNIAAISFDVDQTLIDTDRVIMRSMDSVRDELMRRIPGERTRNLTVEQMWSIRDREEKGFTGNVRDFDEIRRRSFLRMLDHVGYTGPDLSTRLNEVYLEHRYNDIEPYEDVVPMLDVLGPSFKLGLLSNGNNYPVYFGLEGRFEFVVYAQDIGIEKPDPRTFQIAAKRAGCGLDQLLHVGDSLETDVEGAQAVGIRVVWLNRDEILNDTGIVPDHEIKSLAELHAILDTR, via the coding sequence GTGAACATCGCCGCGATTTCCTTCGACGTAGACCAGACCCTGATCGACACGGACCGGGTCATCATGCGATCCATGGATTCCGTTCGCGATGAACTGATGCGGCGTATACCGGGCGAGCGAACCCGGAATCTAACGGTAGAACAGATGTGGTCTATTCGCGACCGGGAGGAAAAGGGGTTCACGGGTAATGTGAGAGATTTCGACGAGATCCGGCGGAGGTCCTTCCTCAGGATGCTTGATCATGTCGGATACACGGGACCCGATCTCTCGACGCGGCTCAACGAAGTGTACCTGGAACACCGGTACAACGACATCGAACCCTACGAGGACGTCGTGCCCATGCTCGATGTCCTTGGTCCGAGCTTCAAGCTGGGTCTGTTATCGAACGGCAACAACTACCCGGTGTACTTCGGACTTGAAGGACGCTTTGAGTTCGTCGTCTACGCGCAGGATATCGGGATCGAGAAACCGGATCCCAGGACTTTCCAGATCGCGGCGAAAAGGGCAGGCTGTGGGCTGGATCAGTTGCTGCACGTGGGAGATTCGCTCGAAACCGACGTCGAAGGTGCGCAGGCCGTCGGAATACGCGTGGTGTGGCTGAATCGTGACGAAATATTGAACGATACGGGCATCGTACCTGATCATGAAATCAAGTCGCTGGCGGAACTGCACGCGATACTGGACACAAGATGA
- a CDS encoding helix-turn-helix transcriptional regulator → MRNRLKVLRAERDWTQAELADRLKVSRQTVNAIEKGKYDPSLSLAFKISRLFNMPIENLFIDEETTNL, encoded by the coding sequence ATGAGAAACCGTCTGAAGGTATTGCGCGCCGAAAGAGACTGGACCCAGGCCGAGTTGGCGGATCGATTGAAAGTCTCGAGGCAGACGGTGAATGCCATTGAGAAAGGCAAGTATGACCCGAGCCTGTCCCTGGCCTTCAAGATCTCCAGGTTGTTTAACATGCCGATTGAAAATCTGTTTATTGACGAGGAGACTACGAATCTTTGA
- a CDS encoding S8 family serine peptidase, which yields MWPALRDFLNVPEELTGKGVRIAIVDGDFPNHPDITTNPHRTTYKVMVMDPNPGPKVFNAEPGPWKGGAHGLWAAAAAAGSGAESWGLFKGLAPDADLFLIAQYFRGQGQQPEKREEAHLRSLEWIRDNWRKYEIRGVLSARRSVIDASLLPWQADPVRVLCEEIASEGVLVVSGSGNIPDRTVVMAEAAAPSVLSVGGVVIPSNGDPGSAGVFPGCRGTTFEGKWIPEILAPAENIVLPHGTDEEIEQHYYGKMDELPRRYARLHGTSYAGPMVLGAAACLWQVRPEWTSQEMKSALVESSMQRPGWTDLRAGLVSVRAALGSEPSATRRDPVIWPRQIRTVLRSLSVASRLGMLGDSEPDHVIAAILSFVGVEDALPDEVLIPFRTCLRHSDPRVRAAALCALAMGTSPVNASEIAEAFRDDSPFVRAAIIYLLCNHSDLWSECAKALPELFDDTNPDVRYAALQLALQMTDPRMAGTILAGLEEDARANRISSFGARRDALEAITGHRLDITPPYRHGEPFYSDERRLSRLDLARRWNEWIREEWLPGRA from the coding sequence ATGTGGCCAGCGTTGCGAGATTTCCTGAACGTACCCGAAGAGTTAACGGGAAAAGGCGTCCGTATCGCCATTGTCGACGGCGATTTCCCGAACCACCCCGATATAACCACGAACCCACACCGCACAACGTACAAAGTAATGGTGATGGATCCCAATCCGGGACCGAAGGTTTTCAACGCGGAACCCGGGCCATGGAAGGGCGGCGCGCACGGGCTCTGGGCCGCGGCCGCAGCCGCGGGTTCCGGCGCCGAATCCTGGGGCCTGTTCAAGGGCCTGGCTCCCGATGCCGATCTCTTCCTGATTGCCCAGTATTTCCGCGGCCAGGGCCAGCAGCCGGAAAAACGCGAAGAAGCACATCTCAGGTCCCTGGAATGGATCCGGGACAATTGGCGGAAGTATGAGATACGGGGGGTTCTATCGGCAAGAAGAAGCGTTATAGACGCAAGTCTCCTGCCCTGGCAGGCGGATCCGGTCAGGGTGTTGTGCGAAGAAATCGCGTCCGAGGGGGTTCTTGTCGTATCCGGTTCGGGGAACATACCTGACCGGACGGTCGTTATGGCGGAAGCGGCGGCTCCTTCCGTTCTTTCTGTCGGCGGGGTCGTGATTCCATCGAATGGAGATCCCGGGAGCGCGGGAGTTTTTCCCGGATGCCGGGGAACGACCTTCGAAGGGAAGTGGATACCCGAAATCCTGGCTCCGGCTGAAAACATCGTGCTGCCCCACGGAACCGACGAGGAGATTGAGCAACACTACTATGGAAAGATGGACGAACTGCCCCGCCGATATGCGCGGCTGCACGGCACCTCGTATGCCGGACCGATGGTCCTCGGCGCCGCGGCCTGTCTGTGGCAGGTGCGGCCCGAATGGACGAGCCAGGAAATGAAGTCGGCCCTCGTCGAATCGTCCATGCAACGGCCGGGATGGACCGATCTACGCGCCGGTCTCGTATCGGTTCGGGCCGCCTTGGGCTCAGAGCCATCGGCAACCCGGCGTGATCCCGTGATCTGGCCCCGCCAGATCCGGACCGTGTTACGCTCGCTATCCGTAGCGTCCAGACTGGGGATGCTGGGAGATAGTGAGCCGGACCACGTTATAGCGGCCATCCTCTCTTTCGTTGGGGTCGAGGACGCGCTGCCGGACGAAGTCCTGATACCTTTCCGGACGTGTTTGCGACATTCGGATCCCCGCGTCCGCGCCGCCGCGCTGTGTGCCCTTGCCATGGGTACTTCCCCGGTAAACGCTTCCGAAATTGCCGAAGCGTTCAGAGACGATTCTCCCTTCGTCCGCGCCGCCATCATATACCTGCTGTGCAATCATTCGGATCTGTGGTCCGAGTGCGCCAAGGCGTTGCCAGAACTCTTCGACGATACGAACCCGGACGTTCGCTACGCGGCCCTCCAACTCGCCTTACAGATGACGGACCCGCGAATGGCCGGTACAATCCTGGCCGGCCTGGAGGAGGACGCCAGGGCGAATCGGATTTCGAGCTTTGGAGCCCGGAGGGATGCTTTAGAGGCGATAACGGGACATCGACTGGATATAACGCCGCCTTACAGGCATGGGGAGCCGTTCTATTCCGACGAACGCCGCCTATCGAGGCTGGATCTCGCACGCCGATGGAACGAATGGATCCGGGAAGAGTGGCTGCCGGGGCGCGCGTAG